The genomic segment GCCAAGCTCCAAAGTACACGGCACAAGTCGCTCTGCGGCCGCTGCGGCGACTCTCTTTCCGGTTTCAGTGCCACCGGTTAGGTCAATGCGTCGCACAGACTCACTCGCACACAAGGCCGCACCGGTTTCAGCCTCTCCGGTCACGACATTAACCACACCACGAGGAAACCCAGCAAGAGCGCACCAATAGGCCAACACAAGTGATGTACTGGGCGCCAATTCAGACGGTTTAATCACCACCGTATTGCCCGCAGCTAAAGCAGCGGCCATTTTCTTGACTAAGATTAAAATCGGGTGATTCCAAGGCGTAAGCAGAGCACAAACCCCATAAGGCTCATAGGCCGTACTGGCTTGCAGTCCGCCTTTTAGCACATTTGACTCGCCTTCCAGCCCCAGTGCGATACCTGAGAAATACTCTAGCCATTCAGGAATTCGACTCATTTGGGCTTTCATTTCTCGGATGGGTCGCCCCGTGAGCCTAGACTCCCAAGCTGCAAGACTTTCCATGTTATCGGCAATAATGTCTGCTAATTTTCTTAAGTAGCGACCTCTTTCCATCGGGTCGAGTGCAGACCACGGATAGAAAGCTTGTTGAGCCGCAAAGACCGCTTTTTCAACGTCGGTCGAGCTCGCAATCGCCATCTTGCCTATTTCTTTATTGGTCGCGGGGCATAAAATATCGCGGTACTGCGGTGAGGAAACCGGTTGAAAACAACCATCATAGAATAGGTGTTTACCGTCGATCGCTTGCGGTTGAATATTGGCTAATAACATAATTGTTCCTACTGAATTTAAGTATGATGACTAATGACAGTGTGGTAGCTTGGCAATAAAATCGACGAGATCTTCACCAAGTAACACCACGTGATCACTGGCTGCCTGCATCGCTAATTCAGGCTGTTTTGTCCGGATCGCCTCGATAATTTGTGCATGTTCCCCGATGGTGGCTTTCATACGGTTAGGTAAATACGTCACTTGTTTGCGATAAATGGAAATTCTTCGCCTCAACAAAGACGTCTGCTCACGGATAAATTGGGTGTGGGAAATATCATATAATGCGTCGTGAAACTCATTATTAATGGCAAAAAAGAGTTCGGGATCTTCGTTTTCTAAGGCCCTTTCTAAACGCTGTTGAATGGCCTGTAATCGCTCAATATCATCGTTTGTCGCTCGGCGAGCCGCGTATTTGGCGCACAAACTTTCCATCATTCCCATGGTGTCGAACATTTCCAACAGCTCAGGGACTGACACTTGCGCCACATAGA from the Vibrio sp. HB236076 genome contains:
- a CDS encoding aldehyde dehydrogenase family protein, with the protein product MLLANIQPQAIDGKHLFYDGCFQPVSSPQYRDILCPATNKEIGKMAIASSTDVEKAVFAAQQAFYPWSALDPMERGRYLRKLADIIADNMESLAAWESRLTGRPIREMKAQMSRIPEWLEYFSGIALGLEGESNVLKGGLQASTAYEPYGVCALLTPWNHPILILVKKMAAALAAGNTVVIKPSELAPSTSLVLAYWCALAGFPRGVVNVVTGEAETGAALCASESVRRIDLTGGTETGKRVAAAAAERLVPCTLELGGKTPVVIFGDTNIDQAAAGAVFAAFVASGQTCVSASRFIVHQSVYEPFLAALKQRTEQLKLGCSSNLTTDVGPVISSASRRRCEQFIEQAKTQGARLISGAKHAELEGDLAQGNFVTPTIFADVTPAMTLFREEVFGPVIAVTPFEDEQHALQLANDTPFSLGASIWTRDIALAHRMGRRIKAGMIWINDHHKNDPRSIWSGSGESGYGVENGWDALKAYCIKRNVVVSCNPTFDDWFAGGSRYG
- a CDS encoding GntR family transcriptional regulator, which codes for MDHEKLLKIGPSKARISDNLRFALEEMIISGELKPGAKIDESALAEKFRVSRTPMRSAINALEAIGLLETKQRQGVYVAQVSVPELLEMFDTMGMMESLCAKYAARRATNDDIERLQAIQQRLERALENEDPELFFAINNEFHDALYDISHTQFIREQTSLLRRRISIYRKQVTYLPNRMKATIGEHAQIIEAIRTKQPELAMQAASDHVVLLGEDLVDFIAKLPHCH